GATGGTTCCCCTTTCCTCTAATTAATGTGACACAATTAATATCATGACCATGGACTTGAGGTCTTCCAATTTCATGCCAAGTCTCTCTATCTTCTAGAGAAGATTCCTTACACCATGGAGAAAATATTCGAGTAGTCTGCAAAACAACATGGAAGAGcaattcattatttcatattATAAATGTAAGGACATTAGAATTAAGCATGCGAGATTTTATTCATAATATCTTCCAAATCACAAACACAGAGTTAGTGTAATATTAATCTGCCAGATCCATATTCTTGTCAAGAAACCAGAACAGATAAAAATTCTTCCTGAGGCAATACTCCTTATAAGAATTGAATTTCATTAGTTTCTTACCTGATCGTGACTAACAGACAACAGATATTCCCCACCTCTAGCCCATGAAAGGTCTGAAACTGCTGAAAAGTGTCCAGAAGGAACTTTTTGTGGTTTCCAATCAGCAAAACTAGTTCCAATATTTTTCCAGAGATGAAAAGATCCGCCATAACCATTAGCTAAAATCGAGTCCCCTGTTGGGCTCCAATGACCACCATAAAAACCCAAAGCAGAATGACTTAACTCCCCCACAGTAACCACATTCATCCATATACATGTAGTCTTTTCAGGTTGCCATACCATCATTGTCTTGTCCATGGACGCAGACAAAATGCTAAGAGGTTGATAACATTCAACGCCATCAACAGATGAGCTTTGAGGAGGTTGCCATTCCACAGAATACACCCAGTCCTCATGTCCAATAAGGAGGGATTCAAGAGATATTTGGTAGGAGGATGAACCTGCTGAAAATATCGGACCCTTGATATAAGAAGCCAAGCTGCTGATTTCTTTATTGCCAAGAGAGTCACGTAAAGCCATCTTCCATATGCGTATCCCTTTGTCCTGAGATGAACTAGCTAGAAGAAGACTAGATGTTTCACCGCTAGCATAGAGAGGTAGAGAGAAATCCAAACTACGGATCCAATCAGTGTGCCCTTTCAGTTCACAAGAATGAATGAACTGCAACAAATGACCATAGACAAGttcattttggaaaaaaaaaaaaaacttaattgcAATAGAACAGAAACGAAGAATGGGTTCAACCACACACTTTTCCTGTCCTTTCACCACTATAGATATGAATCTTGTTATCCAACCCGCCCATTGCTAGAGCTAGATAATGACTGTTTCCAGGAAACTCCATGAGCGAAAGAGCGACCATAGGTTTTTGACCAACAGTTATGGAGTCTAAACAAGATAGTCTGCAGTCACCTGAGAAATTTCAGATGAACAGCTATTAGAATCACTGAATTTAGGACGTTAGGTCCAAATTACATCTAATAAACTGAATACATGTATTAATGAGGTAAACTATGGTACATTTACCATCGTCTATAATACATGAATTTGTGAGAGACAAACTGACAACCTATTGTGGAACGCCAAATATTACAGTTGAAAACAAcgaatagcaagtaatataaCTTGATTCAATCAGCAACCACACCAAGATAAAGAACGAGGATATAAGGTATCAATATTTCAAATGAAATACAGTATGATAGTTAGGATACGCCTTTCATAATTCTATATCTGACAGCATATACTTTTTGCAAACAACTCCAATTTCTGCATTACGCACTACCATCCTAAAACGAGTCAAACATATCATGATACCCTTTAGGCTTTTACATGATGTTCATTATTTAAGTAACAATGTGAGAGGCCATCGCTGCATAGTTGTGGTGATTCAGAATTTACTTGGAAAAATAACTTGACAGTTAAAACATTTaaagacaaaaaataaaaatatttagagAGTAATAAAGAGTGAATGGACTGTAAAAAGAAATAGATATTTGACAATTTGAACCATCAAGAGCAAAATATTAACTCACGATACGAAAGTAGAATTTAATATCAATGACCgaataaagaaaactgaaagAGCGTAATTATACTTAATATAATCCAAGTAACTCACCTGCTGAGCTAGATGGAAAGATTACTTCCCACACCTTCACCGTACCATCAGAAGATGTGGATGCAAATAGAGCATCTGAATGAGACACCATAATTGCTGAAAAGCATGTAACACCATTTTTATGTGCTTCTGGTACTTGGAAGACATTCCTCCACTGCAAACGAAGTTGGCTATTGGCTTAGAGGATATAACAGGAGCAAAGTATGGTAATGATCATTTATGCCCCcaaatataaatgaaaatatGAATAATAAGCAAAATGAGGTAAGAAAGCAGATTAATCGAAAGAAATAGATAATTTATAGACTTTGGGGTTTGTAAGCATGTTGAGGAGTGTCATTGGCTTACATATGTTGAGAATTACCCCAAAATCAAAATACAGAAGCATAAAACAATGTATCCCATTGAAGCAGATGTTGAATGACTTGATTGCTGAACTTTACAATTTAAAGTTCAATGCTGGACACATATTCAGTCCATACAAATATCATCAGCCAAGATAAAGCTGGTTCTTAATCTCATATAATTCCAATTAAGATGGTCACCCTACCTGTTTCGTTAAATGTTCATTATTTTAGACTTTTAGTCCGTTGCTCTCTATACTACCTTCcaagtaaaatatataatttaaaccTTAAAAAAAGGTCATCTCACACCATTTTGTTCCGTTTTTCCTTGAACTATGAATTATAAATCTGAGGAACTGATCCTGTATAGCCTGAATACTCATTCTAGTCCTGACATCACTTCTTCAGAAGCTGTGATGGGTAGAAAGTTCAACACCCTCCAATTGGAAGCCATATTCTAAGTGTTAACATTCCAAGAGTCCGCCTAGAAAGTAACTTCATGCAAATAGGAAATATCTCTCAACTTTGAGCTGCTGATCTATAGCACAATATTGCATCATCCATTAGAATGCTCAATAAACTTAAGCGACATAGTCTCTAGACATAAAAGGCCCCTCTTTAGATGCTAGACTGCTAATTTCAAGGCATTTGTGCATTCATGAATGACTGTCACCTCCTTCATCAAGTTCATCTACATTGGAGAATGCTTTAATTAATGGAGAAGAAATCCATATGAATACCTTCCCACTAACGCCTTAATGGAAGAAAGGAAATTTCAACTTCTACCACCACTCAGTAGTACATTCTCTCAGTCTTTCTTCCTTCCAAGAAAGTCCCCATAATCTGGAATATCTATCCTTCAGGAGACATGAATCAACATGAGAACTTCTTTGGCAACACTATCCATAAAACCCTAGATAGCAACCAACACATTCTAGCCTCTGGAATCTGTTGAATATAAATGCAATCCCTCTCACGAAGAACCACTGATCAGTCTGCAAGTTTATACCAAAACCGTCCATGGTCTACAGAAAATTCGTAAAAAGCCATAAATCAtgaaatcgaaaaaaaattagCATAAGATTGACAaaagaattttcaaatacaaTCCAACTTAAATAAGCACTTCATTTTCTCTTAGCACACTAGCATGATATACTGTCACAGAAACAAAAAGGagaaagatttaaaaattaccTTCTTATCTACAAGAGAAAGCTCCCACAAAATAATAACTCCATCCACATCTCCCGATAGCAGATAATGCCTTTCCAAATGCTTAGCTGCAAACCGACACGTTCACCACATAAACCATATAACCATgagtaacaaaaaaaattgaatcactCAAAATCTTATAAATATTACAGCATGACGTTAAGCTTGAAATGAAGGCATGTAATAGCAAGAAGCATAGTAAATAGAAGTTTCCAAAATTCCCAATTTTCATTTACAACTTTCTATTCTTAGGTTTAGGAATAAACTTTAGAttgtttttcattttggttAATGTCTATCTGGATTTGTCCACTGTCCAGTGTTCATTTTGTCGTACAAGTTTTTTCCAATTAGTTTCAGTGGAAATGTGCAACAAATTGTTCATTTATGAACAGGCAGCGTTAGGAGTGGTAAAAGGAGATAAGTTTGCTGCCACTAATTTCCAGCTTCCTCTCTACTTCTTCCTCAGCAGCATTCTATTATAGTGTCATTGTCCATCTTGATGCACTATTGTTTTTCCACTTTACTTTAAGCCATTATTGTTCATTCTATTCTTCCAATTGTATATTTGTGACTGTGAAAAGCACCACTAGGAGTAATTAAAGAGATGAGTGTGAGCAAAATCGCAGCTTTCTTCTGTGTTTCTTCCACTGAGCTCTACTTTTCAGGAGGTCAAGTTCCTCTATCATCTACTTCTATGTGAAATCTGAGTAGGTATGAACGCAGCATTAACATATGAGCAACCACGAAGCAGATGCCACAGAAAGTTCAAAACTTTAATATATGACACAATTTCCAACTATAAACCATTTGCATCCGGCATCCCACTTCATTAAAATCTTAAGACATATGAtcgttaaaaagaaaaaagaaatcgccagtaaaacaatatttaaaactGTTAACATATTGACCAATAAATACTAAACCCGCATACTGAAATTAAAAGAACAAGAACCTGCGTCATAAACACAAATAAAGTTCGATTCTTTAACAGATTACACAAAATAATGAACAAATTTCTGAATCCCAATATATTCTACGAAAATACTACAAAAGCACACGACTAATCAAAAGAAGTATATCAAGCAGAAATAAGGTTAAATATGGCACCTTTGAATGAAAACTTGTTGCTAGGCAGCCAGTGGGTACAGTTTACAAATGCCGTGTGGCCCGGAAGAGTGGCCAAAATTTGAGCactctattaaaaaaaaaacccagaaCAAATTAAACAAACCAGCATTCGGTAATGGGTATTCAATAATATTCA
This genomic window from Primulina huaijiensis isolate GDHJ02 unplaced genomic scaffold, ASM1229523v2 scaffold43229, whole genome shotgun sequence contains:
- the LOC140969972 gene encoding elongator complex protein 2, with amino-acid sequence MASDGDSRQVGVNKVFIGAGCNRIVNNVSWGACDLVSCGAQNAVAIFCPKSAQILATLPGHTAFVNCTHWLPSNKFSFKAKHLERHYLLSGDVDGVIILWELSLVDKKWRNVFQVPEAHKNGVTCFSAIMVSHSDALFASTSSDGTVKVWEVIFPSSSAGDCRLSCLDSITVGQKPMVALSLMEFPGNSHYLALAMGGLDNKIHIYSGERTGKFIHSCELKGHTDWIRSLDFSLPLYASGETSSLLLASSSQDKGIRIWKMALRDSLGNKEISSLASYIKGPIFSAGSSSYQISLESLLIGHEDWVYSVEWQPPQSSSVDGVECYQPLSILSASMDKTMMVWQPEKTTCIWMNVVTVGELSHSALGFYGGHWSPTGDSILANGYGGSFHLWKNIGTSFADWKPQKVPSGHFSAVSDLSWARGGEYLLSVSHDQTTRIFSPWCKESSLEDRETWHEIGRPQVHGHDINCVTLIRGKGNHRFVSGADEKVSRVFEAPLSFLKTLNHSSPQQSSFNENVPVNMQILGANMSALGLSQKPIYVQASPDSTERNRTEGIDTLETIPEAVPMELTEPPIEEQLAWHTLWPESHKLYGHGNELFSLCCDHEGKLVASSCKAQSASAAEIWLWQVGAWKSVGRLHSHSLTVTQLEFSHDDNFLLAVSRDRHFSVFSIKHTGVNEIRHQLIVNQEAHKRIIWACSWNPYCHEFATGSRDKTVKIWQVEEESSVKLLTTLPIFKSSVTALSWLGIDRQRNHSLLAVGMENGLIELWSYSNTRIENASIEVPNVAVFVRFDPYICHVSAVRRLRWKMGEKSGDPRSSQLASCGDDHSVRIFQIDVVQS